The sequence CAGCCTGGAAGTAATGCCTCAGCTTTCTGGAAGCTATTATTAATGCAAAAGCCAATTTTTTCATCAttgggtatcgtccttctgctcccTTTAGTGTTCGGCTTGTATAATACACAAGCTCTGCACCTTCCCTTCTTCCTTGATTAATGCTGAACTTACCGCATGTGGGGACACTGCTAAGTATAAATATAACTCCTCACCTGGTATGGATGGACTTAGTAAGGGAGCAGTGGTAAGATAAACTTTAagatcttggaaggccttttggcACTCATCCATCCATTCGAATGCCTTCCTGAGAACTTTGAAAAAGGGTAAACATTTATCTGTGGCTTTTGAAACAAACCTGTTTAGAACTGCAACTCGTCCAATGAGGgattggacttccttgatattcttTGGTGGTTCCATGCTCAGTATGGCTTGGATCTTATctggattcacttcaattccccttTGTGAAACTACGAATCCTAGAAACTTCCCTGACGAAACCCTAATGGCACAGTtacttggattcagcttcatatTGTATCGTCTAAGTGTGTCAAAGGTCTCCTGTAGGTCATCCAGATGTTTCTCTTCATCCAATCTCTTcaccagcatatcatccacacACACCTTTACATTCTGTCCTATCTGTGGACGGAACATGTGATTGACTAACCTCTGATAAGttgcccctgcattcttcaaaccaaagggcatcaccttataacaaaataaacctTGACTAGTAATGAAGGATATCTTCTCTTGATCTGCCTTGTCTATCTTTATTTAATTATACCctgagaatgcatccatgaagcttagcaactgATAACCTATTGTTGAATCTACCAACTGATCAATGCATGACAAATGataactatccttagggcaagctttgttcaaatTAGTGAAGTATACACCTATCCTTCACTTGCCATTtgccttcttgaccatcaccacgTTAGCTAACCAATCTGGGTAATAGACTTCTCgaataaatttcattgtggTTAACTTCTGGACCTCTTCCTTAATAGaattgtctcgctcaggagcaaaGACCCTCTTCTTCTGATGGACAGACTTAGAAGATGGGTGCACATTCAACCGATGAGTAATAACATTTGGGTCAATTcttggcatgtcttcatgactctaTGTAAAAACATCAATACTTTTCCTTAAGAATTGGACGAGGTCTTGCTTCGTCTTCTCCTCCATATTTGTTCCAATTCTAGTAAAAATCTCGGGATTACCCTCTTCCAGAAGGATGCCTTCCAGTACTTCGGTGGGCTCTACAACAACCCTTCTCTCCTCGATGCTCATTGTCTGCACGTGCTCGTccatagccaacatggctaGATAACACTCTCTAGCAGCTAACTGATCTCCTTACACTTGCCCTATCCTATACTTTGTTGGGAATTTGACTGATAGGTGGTAGGTAGATGTTATTGCCTTCTAACTATTTAAAGTTGGTCTTCTAATGATGGCGTTATAGGAAGACAAATAGTCCACCACCAGGAAATTCACTTCCTTGGTTATTTGTTATGGATACGCTCCCACTACTATAGGTAGTGTAATAATGCCCACAGGTTGCactttcattcctccaaatcctaccaAGGGTGAATTTACTAGTTGGAGTTGATCTCGTCCAAGCCTCATTTGTTGAAAGGCGAGGTAACATAAGATGTCTGTCGAACTCCCATTATCCACCAACACCATTCTAGTCGTATAACTTGCAATGAGAAAAGTGATGACGATCGCGCCGTCATGTAAGTGATGGACTCTTCCAGCATCCTCATATGTGAACGTAATGGCTTGTTCATCTACCCCCCTCGTCCTTGGTGGTTGTCTAGAGAGTTGAACATTTTGTACAActttcaggtatgtcttccttgacttggaagaTTGCCCTGTTGAAGTTCCtcctataataactcttatcTCTCCAAGTGGAGGTCGTGATGGCTTTTCTACCCTATCTGATAAGATTCTCTATTTGCTGTTTTAAGGCATAACACTCGTCTGTGTCATGCCCATGATCTCTATGGAGGCGGCAATACTTGTTCTTATTGTGCTTATTAAGATCTCCCTTCATCTTTTCTGGCGATTTCAAGGATgggtcatccttgatttgcataagcacttgatCAAGTGGTGTTTTTAGGGGCATGTAATGCTGATTCCTTCCTGAAGACGATCCTACCTTCCTGTTATCTTGATCTTTCTTCTCTCCCGTCCGGGCCTTCTTTGGATGAGGTCCTTGTTCAAGATGGCATGGGAGGTCCGCTTCCATTCGCtctgctctcttcctcttcttagCAATGATTGCATCTTCTGCATTCATGAAGTTTTGGGCTGAATGGACAAGTTCAGCCATGGTTTGTGGCTCTTGATCatagagcttatggatgaacaaaTTGGAACTAACACTATTGTGGAAGGCTGCCAATAgcaacttgtcatccatcttgTCTACCATTAAGGCCTCCCTATTGAAGCGAGTGATGAAGGACCGTAAGCTCTTGTTTTCTCCTTGCTTTATAGTCAACAAACTGGACAAGGAGCATTTGTGCCTTTGTcctctaataaaattattgacaaacaacttgcTCAACTCTTCAAAAGACCTAATAGTATTCGGAGGTATCTTGATAAACCACACTCGTGTTGGCCCCTTAAGTGTAGTTGGGAAGGCTTTGCACATTATCTCATCTAGAACTCCTTAAAAGTGCATCGTAGTCTTGAAAGTTGCTatgtgatcacacgggtcaTGCATTCCATTATATCAGTCCAAggaaggcatcttgaacttggaaGGCAGGGGgtgactattgatggaagccATGAAAGGGGAATTAGTTCGATGAACTTAATCATCTACGTGATTCATCCTTCTCatattctccctcatctcatccatgacCCTCCTCATTTGATCCATCTCCCTCTTCAAGTGTGGCACCCTTCGTGAAGCGATACCCCTTGACTGGTTCTCGTGCTTAGcattttctcattctctaacTTCTTGACTCTGAGCTTGCCCTTCCGTACATCGTTCATGACGTTGCCTCCTTTGGTTGATTTCTCAAGTCAGTTCTTGATTCTGACGGGTCAGCTCTGCCATGGCGGCTACCATAGACTATATTTGTTGGATAGAAGGCAGTTGCATGTCTGGTGTTGATTGATGAACGCGGTTGAGATGACTGAAAGCGTTCCCACTAACCTGTTGGCTAGGACTAGTGGCCATTGACCTTGTCCGGATCATACAGCCTTTTGTCTTAGGAAGATAAATTGCAaatcacaaatttaaatttcccatagacggcgccaactgatgatgtaaagaaaatcagtaggctgaatgctccGTGCTTCAATGGGCTAGTGGTTGCTTGGAAGGTCTGTAAAGAAAAAgacacaagatcaaaggtgaccggggtggactggccaagaacccttcgatacttaagttagtttttctctctagaactcaagaattccaactttagCAGTAGTGAAAACTTACTTTCATTTGATGTGAATGAGTCCTTATATAGTGAgctttggagtggttacttgtttagtaacttcctcAACGTGTGTGGAAGTTAGAATGTTTAgacttaacttccacaactgctataAAAGTTATTGTATTCaatcttatcttctacaactgccattggaagttaagtacttAGTGGGAAGTTATAGCGATGAATAAGGATTTTGCTCATACTTCAGAATAGTAGAACGTGGTCCAAATTACAAGCTTTTGTATATAAATTCATCCTgagaattttctaagtgttgagGGGTCGTCTAGGCGCTTTCCTGATGGACGACCCTTATGCCCACGGATGACCTTCTGATGATGGACAACCTTCTTATGTCGGGCTAACCTTTTTGGCTCTGAATGACTCTTATGAATGAATTGGAGATGACTTGATTTTTAGTTCACaatcattaataaataaatattagacCCTAACTTAAAGTAATGTTTGTAATTGTATTGTGTTTTAGCCTTTAagaacacattttttttatcattaaaaaaacacatattaatattacactgaaaaaataatgaattcaataattgaaacggttgaaaacaaaattaagccaaaacctcaattcattaatgaaaaaatatccaaaattttgaacttaaaaaaaaataacggaGTTAAGTAAAGATAGACTTACATAGAAATTTGGACGGATGGATTCTCTCATATCCAATTTCATGTTTGACAGcaaattttgcttttaattaaagaatataGATTACATGGAACAAAGTACCAAACAAAAgctataacaaattaaatccattataaaatattgatgtcAACAACAATTAATCAtgtaataagaaattaaaaacatacAAATATAATGCTTGCTATATTTActtctaaaaaaacaataaaaggtTTGATCAAACATAGAATTTCAGCTTATCTATAAAACTTGTTgacaaaaatcatattatatataataaaaaggcaacaaattcacaaaatttattcaatttgatgaaagaaaaaaaaaatgacctgCAAGGTTGTAGGTAGGGCAGAGAGGAGAAATGAAGAATATAGCAAATAATTGTAAAGTACATAGTAGAAATAATGAAACCCCAAAAAACTGTGTATATATAGTGGGAATTTTAGGTTGTGAAGAAAatgatataaacaaaaaaaaaatttaggtgaaacttaaatacactttttttttttactttattatttggAAAAAGATGACATAAGATGCAAAtttatccaccaaaaaaaaaaagtaggaaaaaaagagagcaaattctatctttttttccttttacattttataaagaaacataggaaaaaaaaaatgcaaatttgatctttttttttcttttacctttttttatctctcttttttatttaaattctatcCTTAGGTAATTTTATTCTATTGATTTTAGGCTTTGTTGATAACATTTTAGATAGACACAACTGTTATAGTTGTAAATCAAATACTACTTTCTTTAATTACTTGATTTGtcatatttatccaaaaaatatgtatatctattcttaaaatttaaaaatttattaaaatttctgcaatttggtgaagccaTATGGCGTAATCACGGCGTCTAAGTCCaactttttgttatatataacaatataataatatgataTGATGTATGAAGagattcaaaaagttagttataacttcaaaaaatctcaaaaaaatccataatctaattagataattattattattttaaaaaaagggttaaaattgtagttcaaaaaaaaaaaactattagagaaactttttccctaaaaattagcactctctatttaaatatatttcacgcatgtttgatatattttttcctaaaaattagcacacacTAAACCTAGTAGTTTACttcatttcaaatcctaaattttagtttcttaaaaatccATGTGTAACCTCACTAACAatatacaaattcatattgaaaaattacattaaactcaaaataaataaaaaaagagctCATCGCATGTACGGAGCACCTGTGATGAAGctagttttatttaattgagtAGTTTTTCTCCatctcttatttttatatattaaaaagattcaaaaagttaattatgattttataaaatgtcaaaaatacccttaatttaattagataattcttattccttaaaaataaaaaatgaggttaaaattgtaattcaacaaaattaaaaaaaaaaactactaagaGAAACGCTTTCCTACAAATTAGTACACTCTCTTAAATATAGAGCAgtgctacgttcacaatattttcataacaaatcataggtggtaagtttttattcgttctaatttgaatttacaacttaaattacttttttgcctacccataacaaccaataacaacccatcaattagaatttgttgtgaaaatattgtagacataacatttctcttaaatatatcttacacactttttttttttgataccatCACACACGTTTGATATATAGCACATTCTAAACCCACCAGTTTActccatttcaaatcctaaaatTTTAGGTTCTTAAAAATTCCTTCGTGTGTAACTtcactaataataaataaatccaaattg comes from Castanea sativa cultivar Marrone di Chiusa Pesio chromosome 3, ASM4071231v1 and encodes:
- the LOC142628765 gene encoding uncharacterized protein LOC142628765, translated to MCKAFPTTLKGPTRVWFIKIPPNTIRSFEELSKLFVNNFIRGQRHKCSLSSLLTIKQGENKSLRSFITRFNREALMVDKMDDKLLLAAFHNSVSSNLFIHKLYDQEPQTMAELVHSAQNFMNAEDAIIAKKRKRAERMEADLPCHLEQGPHPKKARTGEKKDQDNRKVGSSSGRNQHYMPLKTPLDQVLMQIKDDPSLKSPEKMKGDLNKHNKNKYCRLHRDHGHDTDECYALKQQIENLIR